The Candidatus Bathyarchaeota archaeon DNA window CCAACAACAGAAGTTCTGCGTAGAAACAATGAAATTGGCGAAGTCAAAGGAAAAATCATAGAATACGCTTGGTGGCTCAAAAAAGACGGCAAAAGCGACTCGACGATCAGAGGCAGAACAAAGATACTACAGATACTGACCAAAAGAGGCGCTAACCTCTACGACCCCGAAAGCATCAAAGACGCAATCGCAAGACAGCCTTGGAGCAACGGAAGAAAAAACAACGCAGTAGACGCCTACTCCTCATACCTCAAGATGGTAGGCGGACAATGGCAAGCACCACTTTACCAGACAATACGCAAGCTACCCTTCATCCCAAAAGAAACAGAAATCGACCAACTCATCGCAGGATGCAGTCTACGAATGGCAACCTTCCTTCAACTACTTAAAGAGACAGGTGCAAGATGCGGAGAAATCTGGTGGCTCAACTGGTCAGACATAGACTTCGAAAGCAAAGTCGTAAACATAACACCAGAAAAAAACAGCAACCCCAGAGTCACACACCTCAGCAACAAACTCATCGAAATGCTCGAACACCTACCCAAAAACTACGGCGACAGAGTCTTCTCGCATCCACACATGCTAATCGACAACCACACCGTAACGTTTCAGCGACAAAGAAAACGCATAGCCCACAAACTAAGCAACCCAC harbors:
- a CDS encoding tyrosine-type recombinase/integrase, whose amino-acid sequence is MAGLTPQNSIFGNKAETESKSSPKRDVGSSPLCPRCHSKKVWRASKRFTADGFDIQRWLCRDCKRRFSDPNDIKRAKQAAKAVETIDTQSLKSKAAIVSNRQICVTETKNLDAEQPTTEVLRRNNEIGEVKGKIIEYAWWLKKDGKSDSTIRGRTKILQILTKRGANLYDPESIKDAIARQPWSNGRKNNAVDAYSSYLKMVGGQWQAPLYQTIRKLPFIPKETEIDQLIAGCSLRMATFLQLLKETGARCGEIWWLNWSDIDFESKVVNITPEKNSNPRVTHLSNKLIEMLEHLPKNYGDRVFSHPHMLIDNHTVTFQRQRKRIAHKLSNPRLLKIHFHTFRYWKGTMLYHETKDMYYVMTRLGHKNIKNTLLYVQLEEALFQGETSYISKVAKSEKEICSLVEAGFEYVTEFEGSKIFRKRKL